A genome region from Pirellulales bacterium includes the following:
- the rpmC gene encoding 50S ribosomal protein L29 produces MAKTADLREMSDEQIRLTWKEAAEHLFRLRIQAQTEKIDAPSELRRQRRLIARCQTILNERRLAAAKTAPAKSLPAKPAPAKAATQKTAPSKVAPTKAAHTKAVPSKVGPMKQSPSKTAPAKPVAAKK; encoded by the coding sequence ATGGCGAAAACAGCCGATTTGCGTGAGATGAGCGACGAGCAGATCCGACTGACCTGGAAAGAGGCGGCGGAGCATCTGTTTCGTTTGCGGATTCAAGCTCAGACTGAAAAGATCGACGCCCCCAGCGAGCTGCGTCGCCAGCGCCGATTGATCGCCCGCTGCCAAACGATTTTGAACGAGCGCCGTCTAGCGGCGGCCAAGACGGCGCCTGCCAAGTCGCTTCCCGCGAAACCAGCGCCGGCCAAGGCGGCGACACAGAAGACGGCGCCGTCGAAGGTAGCGCCGACGAAGGCAGCGCACACGAAGGCAGTGCCGTCGAAGGTGGGACCAATGAAGCAATCCCCCTCGAAAACCGCGCCCGCGAAGCCAGTTGCCGCGAAGAAATAG